A portion of the Zootoca vivipara chromosome 6, rZooViv1.1, whole genome shotgun sequence genome contains these proteins:
- the CIRBP gene encoding cold-inducible RNA-binding protein, whose product MASDEGKLFVGGLSFDTNEQSLEQVFSKYGQITDVVVVKDRETQRSRGFGFVTFESVDDAKDAMMAMNGKSVDGRQIRVDQAGKSSDNRSRGYRGGSAGGRGFFRGGRGRGRGFSRGASGDRGYGGSRFESRSGGYGGSRDYYGSSSRSQGSYGDRPSGGSYRDSYDSYATHNE is encoded by the exons ATGGCATCAGATGAAGGAAAGCTCTTTGTCGGCGGCCTCAGTTTTGACACCAACGAACAGTCGCTGGAGCAAGTCTTCTCTAAATACGGACAGATCACTGAtg tTGTTGTCGTCAAAGACAGAGAAACCCAGAGGTCCAGAGGGTTTGGTTTTGTCACCTTTGAGAGTGTTGATGATGCTAAAGATGCGATGATGGCCATGAATGGGAAG TCTGTCGACGGCCGCCAGATCAGAGTTGATCAGGCAGGCAAGTCGTCTGACAACAGGTCCCGTGGCTACAGAGGCGGCTCAGCTGGCGGCAGGGGCTTCTTCCGCGGAGGCAGAGGTCGGGGTCGGGGCTTCTCCAGAG GAGCCAGTGGAGACCGAGGTTACGGGGGAAGCCGGTTTGAATCCAGAAGTGGGGGATACGGTGGTTCCAGAGACTACTATGGCAGCAGCAG CAGGAGTCAAGGCAGCTATGGCGACAGGCCTTCAGGAGGCTCCTACAGAGACAGCTATGACAGTTATG CTACACACAACGAGTAA